Proteins encoded by one window of Microbulbifer salipaludis:
- a CDS encoding YbeD family protein: MTQDSEQQPPKIEFPCEDYMVKVVRDADNQVHEFVLEVMRRHAPDLDESRLTHKPSRNGRFTSVTFFIVATGEQQLKALTDELTAHPGVYMVI; encoded by the coding sequence ATGACCCAGGATTCAGAACAGCAGCCCCCGAAAATCGAATTCCCGTGCGAAGACTATATGGTCAAAGTCGTGCGTGACGCGGATAACCAGGTGCATGAATTCGTGCTCGAAGTGATGCGCCGTCACGCCCCTGATCTGGACGAAAGCCGGCTGACCCACAAGCCTAGCCGCAACGGGCGTTTTACCTCCGTGACCTTCTTTATCGTCGCCACCGGCGAGCAGCAGCTGAAGGCGCTCACCGACGAACTCACCGCCCATCCGGGCGTGTATATGGTGATTTAA
- a CDS encoding D-alanyl-D-alanine carboxypeptidase family protein — protein MFKRLFACLLLIVSTSVAQADKPLIPAPPQLAATAYLLIDAHTGQVLVEHDADKQIPPASLTKMMTSYIVSEELEKGAIKEQDMVNISEKAWRKGGSKMFVKVGDKVPVIDLLRGVIVQSGNDASIALAEYVSGSEEVFAEVMNQQAQLLGMQDTHFVNATGWPAEGHVTTARDLGKLARALIQDHPDHYALYSEKYFRFNGINQPNRNRLLWRDPAVDGIKTGHTEEAGFCLVASAVKRGMRLISVIVGTDSDEKRAAETQKLLAYGFRYYQTHKVYGSNDVLQTERVWGGKADAVGVAVKNDVFVTIPRGGEESIKADLIIDGELKAPLAKGQQVGKVVVTLDGQTVADVPAVVAEDVEEAGFFKRLWDSIKRFVMGFFE, from the coding sequence ATGTTCAAACGCTTGTTTGCCTGTTTGCTCCTGATTGTCAGCACCAGTGTTGCCCAGGCCGATAAACCACTGATACCCGCACCGCCGCAGCTTGCTGCGACCGCGTATCTGCTGATTGATGCCCATACCGGGCAGGTGCTGGTGGAACACGATGCGGACAAACAGATTCCCCCCGCCAGCCTGACCAAGATGATGACCAGTTACATCGTCTCGGAAGAACTGGAAAAGGGCGCCATCAAAGAGCAGGACATGGTGAACATTTCGGAGAAAGCCTGGCGCAAGGGCGGCTCCAAAATGTTCGTCAAGGTCGGCGACAAGGTCCCGGTGATCGACCTGCTGCGCGGGGTCATCGTCCAGTCCGGCAACGATGCGAGTATTGCCCTGGCGGAGTATGTCTCCGGTAGCGAGGAAGTCTTTGCCGAGGTGATGAACCAGCAGGCCCAGCTGTTGGGCATGCAGGATACCCACTTCGTCAACGCCACCGGCTGGCCTGCCGAGGGACATGTGACCACCGCCCGCGACCTGGGCAAACTGGCGCGCGCGCTGATCCAGGATCACCCCGATCACTACGCCCTGTATTCTGAGAAATACTTCCGTTTCAACGGCATCAACCAGCCCAACCGCAACCGCCTGTTGTGGCGCGACCCCGCCGTGGATGGCATTAAAACCGGCCACACCGAAGAGGCGGGTTTCTGCCTGGTGGCCTCGGCGGTCAAGCGCGGCATGCGCCTGATCTCGGTGATCGTGGGCACCGACAGCGACGAGAAGCGCGCTGCAGAGACCCAGAAACTGCTCGCCTACGGATTCCGCTACTACCAGACGCACAAGGTGTACGGCAGCAACGACGTCCTGCAGACCGAGCGTGTATGGGGCGGTAAAGCCGACGCTGTGGGTGTCGCAGTGAAAAATGATGTGTTTGTCACCATTCCCCGCGGCGGCGAAGAAAGCATCAAGGCCGACCTGATCATCGACGGCGAACTGAAAGCCCCCCTGGCCAAAGGCCAGCAGGTGGGTAAGGTTGTGGTGACCCTGGATGGGCAAACCGTCGCTGATGTGCCCGCGGTGGTGGCAGAGGATGTGGAAGAGGCAGGCTTCTTCAAGCGCCTTTGGGATTCCATCAAGCGCTTCGTGATGGGCTTTTTTGAGTAG
- a CDS encoding septal ring lytic transglycosylase RlpA family protein, producing MNTRKIADASAGFVRLGAVCVLALLTACSTVPLHDAGKAKVEPRDEVPFDQVRDSGPDVPVDMLATPEVTPVREPIGIAGNKSPYVVNGVKYRVLKGVKGYSERGHASWYGKKFHGRKTANGEVYNMYAMSAAHKTLPLPSYAKVTNLDNGRSIIVRINDRGPFVPGRIIDLSYTAAQKLGYIDKGVARVEVVALDPESLPSATESLAVEKDAAARKGLPEDASFKLPENTFLQVGAYSSAQQAEDIRGQLAAAFGYPVSVNPVNRGGKMLYRVRIGPIAQQRALAALRESVEQQNFGQPQVVVD from the coding sequence ATGAATACCAGAAAAATAGCGGATGCATCCGCTGGTTTTGTTCGCCTGGGCGCCGTTTGCGTGCTGGCATTGCTCACTGCCTGTAGTACGGTGCCGTTGCACGATGCGGGCAAGGCCAAGGTCGAACCGAGAGACGAAGTGCCCTTCGACCAGGTGCGCGATAGTGGCCCCGATGTCCCTGTGGACATGCTGGCAACGCCCGAGGTGACGCCGGTGCGAGAGCCGATCGGTATTGCCGGCAACAAATCCCCCTATGTGGTGAACGGCGTAAAGTACCGGGTATTGAAAGGTGTGAAAGGCTACAGCGAGCGTGGCCATGCTTCCTGGTACGGCAAGAAATTCCACGGTCGCAAAACCGCCAACGGCGAGGTTTACAATATGTACGCCATGTCGGCGGCGCATAAAACCCTGCCATTGCCCAGTTACGCCAAAGTCACCAATCTGGATAATGGCCGCAGTATCATCGTGCGCATCAATGACCGCGGTCCTTTCGTCCCGGGGCGCATTATCGACCTCAGCTATACCGCGGCGCAGAAGCTGGGGTATATCGACAAGGGGGTTGCACGGGTCGAGGTGGTCGCACTGGATCCGGAATCCCTGCCCAGCGCTACCGAGAGCCTCGCGGTAGAAAAAGATGCCGCAGCGCGTAAGGGATTGCCGGAGGATGCCAGTTTCAAATTGCCGGAGAACACCTTCCTGCAGGTGGGAGCCTACAGTTCCGCCCAGCAGGCGGAAGATATTCGCGGCCAACTGGCCGCCGCATTCGGCTATCCTGTATCCGTCAACCCGGTAAACCGTGGCGGAAAAATGCTATATCGGGTGCGTATCGGCCCCATCGCGCAGCAGCGGGCACTGGCCGCGTTGCGGGAATCTGTAGAGCAACAGAATTTTGGCCAGCCCCAGGTGGTGGTCGACTGA
- the mltB gene encoding lytic murein transglycosylase B, whose product MKWTTGLIAGLGLVLGACAQEAGHEENAQANAFVDYMVAEHNFNRDELQLLMREAKRKEAILKAIKRPAEKAKPWHEYRKIFITNARIAGGVEFWDKNAEVLKAAEEKYGVPPEMIVAVIGVETRYGGNMGSYRVIDALSTLAFNYPRRAKFFTKELENYLLLTRDEKIDPTTLKGSYAGAMGFGQFMPSSYRHYAVDFNGDGRVDIWEDTEDAIGSVANYFVEHGWKAGEPITVITQPLPNADMTIVNDDLKPQWTVGTLEAKGFPTTAQVTKDMPANVFSLETEDGKQFWIGLNNFYTITRYNHSRLYAMAVYELGQEIIKARGGRS is encoded by the coding sequence TTGAAGTGGACCACAGGATTGATAGCAGGCTTGGGGCTGGTGCTCGGTGCCTGTGCGCAGGAGGCGGGGCACGAGGAAAATGCCCAGGCGAATGCGTTTGTGGATTACATGGTGGCCGAACACAACTTCAACCGCGATGAGCTGCAGCTGCTGATGCGCGAGGCCAAGCGCAAGGAAGCCATCCTCAAGGCCATCAAACGGCCGGCCGAGAAAGCCAAACCCTGGCATGAATACCGCAAAATTTTCATCACCAATGCCCGCATTGCCGGCGGTGTGGAGTTCTGGGACAAAAACGCCGAGGTACTCAAGGCCGCGGAAGAAAAATATGGTGTTCCGCCAGAAATGATCGTGGCCGTGATTGGCGTGGAAACACGCTACGGGGGCAACATGGGCAGCTATCGGGTGATTGATGCGCTGTCGACCCTGGCGTTCAACTATCCTCGCCGCGCCAAGTTCTTCACCAAGGAGCTGGAGAACTACCTGCTGCTGACTCGCGATGAAAAAATCGATCCTACCACCCTGAAAGGCTCCTACGCCGGTGCCATGGGCTTTGGTCAGTTTATGCCGTCGAGCTATCGCCACTATGCGGTGGACTTCAATGGCGACGGCCGTGTGGATATCTGGGAGGACACCGAGGATGCTATCGGCAGCGTCGCCAACTACTTTGTGGAACACGGTTGGAAAGCCGGCGAGCCGATTACCGTGATCACCCAGCCGCTGCCTAATGCCGACATGACCATCGTCAATGACGACCTGAAACCCCAGTGGACCGTGGGCACGCTGGAAGCGAAGGGCTTCCCCACCACGGCCCAGGTTACCAAGGACATGCCTGCCAATGTGTTTTCTCTGGAGACCGAGGATGGTAAGCAGTTCTGGATCGGCCTGAATAATTTTTACACCATTACCCGCTACAACCACAGTCGCCTGTACGCCATGGCGGTCTACGAGTTGGGCCAGGAGATTATCAAAGCGCGGGGTGGCCGCTCCTGA
- the rodA gene encoding rod shape-determining protein RodA, giving the protein MASRDYMHRLPDAGSSLRRPESFSRRWHIDLPLLLLLILLAGVGLVVLYSASGEESHYVKRQAVFMALAFVGMFIAAQIPLEFYRRWSPWFYLGGCCLLVAVLFFGVGAKGAQRWLQIGGFRFQPSEALKLAVPIAVAAYLHKRSLPPSFMTVVGALVIIAIPAALIVRQPDLGTSILIAASGIFALYLSGLSWKMIGSAVVMALMAAWPMWIWGLRDYQKQRILTLFNPDADRLGAGWNIFQSKAAIGSGGWDGKGYMQGTQSQLDFLPESHTDFIIAVLAEEWGMRGALFLLALYLLIIARGIYISFMAQHVFGRLLAGSITLTFFVYVFVNIGMVTGLLPVVGVPLPLVSHGGTSVITLMAGFGILMAISTERRRVLF; this is encoded by the coding sequence GTGGCTAGTCGCGATTACATGCACCGCCTGCCGGATGCCGGCAGCAGCCTGCGGCGGCCGGAGAGTTTTTCGCGGCGCTGGCATATCGACCTGCCTCTGCTGTTGCTGTTGATCCTGCTGGCGGGGGTCGGGCTGGTGGTGCTGTACAGCGCGTCCGGCGAAGAGAGCCACTACGTCAAGCGCCAGGCGGTGTTTATGGCGCTGGCGTTCGTGGGCATGTTCATTGCCGCGCAGATTCCCCTGGAGTTTTACCGGCGCTGGTCACCGTGGTTTTACCTGGGCGGCTGCTGCCTGCTGGTGGCGGTGCTGTTTTTTGGTGTGGGCGCCAAGGGCGCGCAGCGCTGGTTGCAGATCGGTGGTTTTCGCTTCCAGCCCTCCGAGGCATTGAAACTCGCGGTGCCGATCGCCGTCGCGGCCTACCTGCACAAGCGCAGCCTGCCACCGTCGTTTATGACGGTGGTGGGTGCGCTGGTGATTATTGCCATCCCGGCGGCACTGATTGTGCGCCAGCCGGATCTCGGCACCTCCATTCTGATTGCCGCTTCGGGCATCTTCGCGCTCTATCTGTCGGGCCTCAGCTGGAAAATGATCGGTAGTGCGGTGGTGATGGCGCTGATGGCCGCATGGCCCATGTGGATCTGGGGGCTGCGGGATTATCAGAAGCAGCGCATTCTCACCCTGTTCAATCCGGATGCCGACCGTCTCGGTGCGGGATGGAATATTTTCCAGTCGAAGGCGGCCATCGGTTCCGGTGGCTGGGACGGCAAGGGCTATATGCAGGGCACACAGTCCCAGTTGGATTTCCTGCCAGAAAGTCACACCGACTTTATCATCGCCGTACTGGCGGAAGAGTGGGGCATGCGCGGAGCATTGTTTCTGCTGGCCCTGTATCTGTTGATCATTGCCCGGGGCATCTATATTAGTTTCATGGCCCAGCATGTATTCGGACGGTTGTTGGCGGGTAGTATCACGCTGACATTCTTCGTGTACGTGTTTGTGAATATCGGTATGGTGACCGGCCTGCTGCCGGTGGTGGGGGTGCCCCTGCCACTGGTGAGCCATGGCGGCACCTCGGTAATTACCCTGATGGCGGGGTTCGGTATTCTGATGGCTATCAGCACGGAAAGGCGCAGAGTACTTTTCTAG
- the mrdA gene encoding penicillin-binding protein 2, protein MSENLRFKDHHTEQRLFRNRMLVAIFGVVVLLGVLVARFYNLQVVNFEDYRTQSDQNRIQVRPVPPTRGLIYDRNGEMLADNRPSYTLSVVRERVKDLDATIELLGRIVRLEDSDVEKFKRRLQRRRPFEPVPLRYRLSEDEIARISVNEFHLPGVSVEAELVRYYPESKLFAHSVGYVGRINDRELSGFTEEDVRRYRGTQSIGKVGLERSYEDLLLGEVGYENVETNARGRVLRVLERQDPKPGAELTLHLDTRLQQVATEALGDNRGAVVAIDVKTGGVLAFVSQPSYDPNLFVTGISFRDYSALRDSLDVPLFNRVVQGQYPPGSTLKPMMGLGGLAAGIIRADTKVPDPGFYKLPNDSRIYRDWKRWGHGKHVDLIEGLAQSCDVYFWDMAHRWGIDGMHDIATRFGLGEKTGIDLPREYPGLFPSRAWKRGARGVPWFPGDSLNAVLGQGFVLATPLQLAVMTATIANRGTHYRPQMVMAIDGVEQPPEVLHHVDARPEHWDLVFEGMEAVVYGIHGTGKKAGAGLDFKVAGKTGTAQVVGIAQGEKYDSEALKERHRDHALFVAFAPADDPQIAVSVLVENGEGGGSVAAPVARELFFDWMSRPLEDTASRQGGRPPMISAGFRHPHPHEVAIRG, encoded by the coding sequence ATGTCAGAAAACCTGCGTTTTAAAGACCACCACACAGAGCAGCGGCTGTTTCGCAACCGCATGCTGGTGGCCATATTCGGCGTAGTCGTGCTGCTCGGTGTGCTGGTCGCGCGCTTTTACAACCTGCAGGTAGTCAACTTCGAGGACTACCGTACCCAGTCTGACCAGAACCGCATCCAGGTGCGTCCGGTCCCTCCCACACGGGGCCTGATCTACGATCGCAACGGTGAAATGCTGGCGGACAACCGCCCCAGTTACACCCTGTCTGTGGTGCGCGAGCGGGTCAAAGACCTGGATGCCACCATCGAACTGCTCGGCCGGATCGTGCGTCTTGAAGACAGCGATGTAGAGAAGTTCAAGCGCCGCCTGCAGCGCCGGCGTCCGTTCGAGCCGGTGCCTCTGCGCTATCGCCTCAGTGAGGACGAAATCGCCCGTATCAGCGTCAATGAGTTCCACTTGCCCGGGGTATCCGTGGAGGCGGAACTGGTTCGCTATTACCCCGAGAGTAAATTGTTTGCCCATAGCGTGGGCTATGTGGGGCGGATCAACGACCGCGAACTGTCTGGTTTCACCGAAGAAGATGTACGCCGCTACCGCGGTACCCAGAGTATCGGCAAGGTGGGGTTGGAGCGCTCTTACGAGGACCTGCTGCTGGGTGAAGTGGGCTATGAAAACGTGGAAACCAATGCCCGCGGTCGCGTACTGCGGGTGCTGGAGCGCCAAGATCCCAAACCCGGCGCGGAGCTGACCCTGCATCTGGACACCCGCCTGCAGCAGGTGGCCACCGAGGCGCTGGGGGATAACCGCGGTGCGGTGGTCGCCATCGACGTGAAAACCGGCGGCGTGCTGGCGTTTGTGAGCCAGCCGTCCTACGACCCCAATCTGTTTGTGACTGGCATCAGCTTCAGGGATTACAGCGCGCTGCGGGATTCGCTCGATGTGCCGCTGTTCAATCGTGTGGTGCAGGGGCAGTATCCGCCCGGTTCTACGCTCAAACCCATGATGGGCCTCGGTGGTCTCGCCGCGGGCATCATCCGCGCGGATACCAAGGTGCCGGACCCCGGCTTTTACAAGCTGCCGAACGATTCGCGTATTTATCGCGACTGGAAGCGCTGGGGCCATGGCAAACATGTCGACCTGATCGAAGGGTTGGCCCAGAGCTGCGATGTGTATTTCTGGGACATGGCCCACCGCTGGGGTATTGACGGTATGCACGATATCGCCACCCGCTTCGGCCTTGGCGAAAAAACCGGGATTGATTTGCCCAGGGAGTACCCCGGGCTCTTCCCCTCGCGGGCCTGGAAGCGCGGCGCTCGCGGTGTGCCCTGGTTCCCGGGGGACAGCCTGAACGCGGTGCTGGGCCAGGGCTTTGTGCTGGCCACGCCGCTGCAGCTGGCGGTGATGACCGCCACCATCGCCAATCGCGGCACTCACTACCGCCCGCAGATGGTGATGGCCATCGATGGCGTCGAGCAGCCCCCAGAAGTGCTGCACCACGTGGATGCGCGCCCGGAGCACTGGGATCTGGTGTTCGAGGGGATGGAAGCCGTGGTCTACGGCATCCACGGCACCGGCAAGAAAGCCGGCGCCGGCCTCGACTTCAAGGTGGCGGGTAAAACCGGCACCGCGCAGGTGGTGGGTATCGCCCAGGGGGAGAAATACGACTCCGAGGCGCTGAAAGAGCGCCACCGGGACCACGCCCTGTTTGTTGCCTTCGCGCCGGCGGATGACCCGCAGATTGCGGTGTCCGTGCTGGTGGAAAACGGCGAAGGTGGTGGTAGCGTGGCGGCACCGGTGGCCCGTGAACTGTTTTTCGACTGGATGTCGCGGCCCCTGGAAGACACCGCCAGCCGGCAGGGCGGGCGTCCGCCCATGATCAGCGCCGGGTTCAGGCATCCACACCCACACGAGGTAGCAATCCGTGGCTAG
- the rlmH gene encoding 23S rRNA (pseudouridine(1915)-N(3))-methyltransferase RlmH, translating to MKIRIIAAGGKMPAWVQEGYNEYAKRLPRELTLEMIEVPLGNRGQKNSAALVEKARQKEGEAMLAAIHPRDHVVALEVKGKSWSTEQLSRELSGWQMSGDNVSLLIGGPDGLSAECVARANQKWSLSALTLPHPLVRVLLAEQLYRAWTLLAGHPYHK from the coding sequence ATGAAAATTCGCATTATCGCCGCTGGTGGCAAGATGCCCGCCTGGGTGCAGGAAGGCTACAACGAGTACGCCAAGCGCCTGCCGCGGGAGCTGACCCTGGAAATGATCGAGGTGCCGCTGGGCAACCGCGGCCAGAAAAATTCCGCTGCGCTGGTGGAAAAGGCGCGGCAGAAAGAGGGCGAGGCGATGCTGGCGGCGATTCATCCGCGGGATCACGTGGTTGCGCTGGAAGTGAAGGGCAAGTCGTGGAGCACCGAGCAGCTGTCCCGGGAGCTCTCCGGCTGGCAGATGTCCGGCGACAACGTGAGTCTGCTGATCGGCGGCCCCGACGGTCTTTCCGCGGAGTGCGTGGCGCGGGCCAATCAGAAGTGGTCCCTGTCGGCGCTGACCCTGCCGCACCCGCTGGTGCGGGTACTGCTGGCGGAACAGCTGTATCGGGCCTGGACCTTGCTGGCGGGGCACCCGTACCACAAGTAA
- the rsfS gene encoding ribosome silencing factor has translation MTDIKAIAVNALEDLKGKDIVSMDVSELSDVMDTLIICTGTSSRQVKSLANNVVEDGKEAGIRPIGVEGIDQGEWVLVDYGDVVVHVMQAETRGFYDLEKLWSMTPNTREGADGSDPHQD, from the coding sequence ATGACTGATATCAAAGCAATTGCGGTAAACGCACTGGAAGACCTCAAGGGTAAAGACATCGTTTCGATGGATGTATCCGAACTCAGCGATGTAATGGACACCCTGATCATCTGTACCGGCACCTCCAGCCGGCAGGTGAAATCCCTGGCCAACAATGTGGTGGAAGACGGCAAAGAAGCCGGTATCCGTCCGATTGGCGTCGAGGGGATCGACCAGGGCGAGTGGGTGCTGGTGGACTACGGCGATGTGGTGGTGCACGTGATGCAGGCCGAGACCCGCGGCTTCTACGATCTGGAAAAGCTGTGGTCGATGACCCCCAACACCCGTGAGGGTGCGGACGGTTCCGATCCTCATCAGGACTGA
- the nadD gene encoding nicotinate-nucleotide adenylyltransferase, translating into MRAIALFGGTFNPVHFGHLRMALELKETLGFDEMRLLPSHQPAHRAQPGVTANARRDMLALALEHCPALQLDERELQRQGPTYTVDTLQALRAELGNQVSISFCMGLDSLLGLPGWHRWQQLIRLAHLVVVTRPGWQLPEQGPVAELLAAHRGDVDTLKQQAAGSLVLREQTLLPISATEIRSLIASNRSPRYLLPERVLDYIQTHQLYKSENQ; encoded by the coding sequence ATGAGAGCCATCGCCCTGTTCGGCGGCACCTTTAACCCGGTGCATTTCGGCCACCTGCGCATGGCGCTGGAGCTTAAGGAAACGCTGGGATTCGACGAAATGCGGCTGCTGCCGTCGCACCAGCCGGCGCACCGCGCGCAGCCCGGGGTGACCGCCAATGCCCGTCGCGACATGCTCGCACTGGCGCTGGAACACTGTCCTGCGCTGCAGCTGGACGAACGGGAGCTGCAGCGCCAGGGCCCCACCTATACGGTGGATACCCTGCAGGCGCTGCGTGCCGAGCTGGGCAACCAGGTGTCGATCAGCTTCTGCATGGGGCTCGATTCCCTGCTGGGGCTGCCCGGCTGGCACCGTTGGCAGCAGCTGATCCGGCTCGCCCATCTGGTGGTGGTTACCCGCCCCGGCTGGCAGCTGCCCGAGCAAGGCCCGGTGGCGGAACTGCTCGCTGCCCACCGCGGTGATGTGGATACCCTCAAGCAACAGGCGGCCGGGAGCCTGGTGCTGCGGGAACAGACGCTGCTGCCGATCTCCGCCACGGAGATTCGCAGCCTGATTGCGAGCAACCGCTCGCCCCGGTATCTGCTGCCAGAGCGGGTACTCGACTACATTCAAACTCATCAGCTCTACAAGAGCGAAAACCAATAG
- a CDS encoding glutamate-5-semialdehyde dehydrogenase, whose amino-acid sequence MSATEVDQDSTQTASVEAMMQAMGRAARAAARVMARTDTGTKNAALRAIAAELDAQRPQLAAANAKDMQNGRANGLDAALLDRLELTDERIDGMIEGLSQIAELPDPVGEVSELKYRPSGIQVGKMRVPLGVVGIIYESRPNVTIDAASLCLKSGNATILRGGSEALHSNGAIAACVAAGLKQAGLPETAVQVVATTDRAAVGALISMPEYVDVIVPRGGKGLIERISRDARVPVIKHLDGICHVYLDDRADPVKAFNIALNAKTHRYGVCNAMETLLVAEAVAAEFLPRLAAAYGEKGVELRGCDKTRSILADVLPATEKDWATEYLAPVLSIRVVADMDAAMDHIARYSSGHTESIVTEDYSRARRFMAEVDSASVMVNASTRFADGFEYGLGAEIGISTDKIHARGPVGLEGLTSQKWIVFGDGQIRE is encoded by the coding sequence ATCAGTGCCACCGAGGTTGATCAGGATTCTACCCAAACCGCATCTGTCGAAGCGATGATGCAGGCCATGGGTCGTGCGGCACGCGCCGCCGCCCGGGTAATGGCGCGCACCGATACTGGCACTAAAAACGCGGCGCTGCGGGCCATCGCCGCGGAACTGGACGCCCAGCGACCGCAGCTGGCGGCGGCCAACGCCAAAGACATGCAAAACGGCCGCGCCAATGGTCTGGACGCGGCGCTGCTGGACCGCCTGGAACTGACCGACGAGCGTATCGACGGCATGATCGAGGGGCTCAGCCAGATTGCCGAACTGCCAGACCCGGTGGGCGAGGTCAGCGAACTCAAATACCGGCCGAGCGGCATTCAGGTGGGCAAGATGCGCGTGCCGCTGGGCGTGGTGGGCATCATTTACGAGTCCCGCCCGAACGTGACCATTGACGCCGCCAGCCTGTGCCTGAAATCCGGCAATGCGACGATTCTGCGCGGCGGCAGTGAGGCCCTGCACTCCAATGGCGCTATTGCAGCCTGCGTGGCCGCGGGGCTGAAGCAGGCCGGGTTGCCAGAGACCGCGGTACAGGTGGTGGCCACCACCGATCGCGCCGCGGTGGGCGCCCTGATCTCCATGCCCGAGTATGTGGATGTGATCGTACCCCGCGGCGGCAAGGGCCTGATTGAGCGCATCAGCCGCGACGCGCGGGTGCCGGTGATCAAGCACCTGGACGGCATCTGCCATGTGTACCTCGACGACCGCGCGGATCCGGTCAAGGCGTTCAATATTGCGCTGAATGCCAAGACCCATCGCTACGGTGTATGCAATGCCATGGAAACCCTGCTGGTGGCCGAGGCAGTGGCAGCAGAGTTCCTGCCCAGGCTTGCGGCGGCCTACGGGGAAAAAGGCGTGGAACTGCGTGGTTGTGACAAGACCCGCAGCATCCTCGCGGATGTGCTGCCGGCCACCGAAAAAGACTGGGCCACCGAATACCTGGCACCGGTGCTGTCGATTCGCGTGGTGGCGGATATGGATGCGGCGATGGACCACATCGCCCGCTACAGCTCCGGCCACACCGAGTCGATCGTCACCGAAGATTACTCCCGCGCGCGCCGGTTTATGGCAGAAGTGGATTCCGCCTCGGTCATGGTCAACGCCTCCACCCGTTTCGCCGACGGTTTTGAATACGGCCTGGGGGCCGAGATTGGTATCAGCACCGACAAAATTCATGCGCGCGGGCCGGTGGGCCTGGAAGGGCTGACCTCGCAGAAGTGGATTGTGTTCGGGGACGGGCAGATTCGCGAATGA